One window from the genome of Phycisphaerales bacterium encodes:
- the mnmA gene encoding tRNA 2-thiouridine(34) synthase MnmA, producing MPTEIPQHVLESIPPADGRKALVAMSGGVDSAVAAAAMVRAGWDVVGCFMRLGSPDEDLDADTKIGHRGCCSIGDAQDARLVAADLGVPLYVCNFKDDFGRIIDYFVDAYAQGRTPNPCVRCNDWLKFGKLHAYARSVGASVVVSGHYARVDRTGPQPRFRRGRDHAKDQSYVLFGAPRERLAEMVLPIGEFEDKQEVRDAAEALGFNVAGKPDSQEICFVPDDDYAGLVERRRPELVGAGSVLTIDGVPLGEHAGQHRYTVGQRRGLGIAAAEPLYVVSKDPAANTVTVGGAESLLCRAVDVGEANWLAPQPDDGDRVLVRYRAHGSECAATMTHLPDGDRPTPSGRHGRFALTFAEPQRAIAAGQAAVLYDPADPDLVLGGGWIESTA from the coding sequence GTGCCGACCGAGATCCCACAGCACGTGCTCGAGTCCATCCCCCCCGCCGACGGCCGCAAGGCCCTCGTGGCGATGTCGGGCGGGGTCGACTCGGCCGTGGCGGCGGCGGCGATGGTGCGGGCCGGGTGGGACGTCGTCGGATGCTTCATGCGGCTGGGCTCGCCCGACGAGGACCTCGACGCCGACACCAAGATCGGCCACCGCGGCTGCTGCTCCATCGGCGACGCCCAGGACGCTCGATTGGTCGCCGCCGACCTGGGCGTCCCCTTGTACGTCTGCAACTTCAAGGACGACTTCGGCCGCATCATCGACTACTTCGTCGACGCCTACGCCCAGGGCCGCACGCCCAACCCGTGCGTGCGATGCAACGACTGGCTGAAGTTCGGCAAGCTCCACGCCTACGCGAGGTCCGTCGGCGCGTCGGTCGTCGTCAGCGGCCACTACGCCCGCGTCGATCGCACGGGCCCGCAGCCCAGATTCAGGCGCGGGCGAGACCACGCCAAGGACCAGAGCTACGTGCTGTTCGGCGCGCCGCGCGAGCGGCTGGCCGAGATGGTCCTGCCCATCGGCGAGTTCGAGGACAAGCAAGAGGTCCGCGACGCCGCCGAGGCGCTGGGCTTCAACGTCGCCGGCAAGCCCGACAGCCAGGAGATCTGCTTCGTGCCCGACGACGACTACGCCGGGCTCGTCGAGCGCCGCCGCCCCGAGCTCGTCGGCGCGGGCTCGGTGCTGACCATCGACGGCGTGCCCCTGGGCGAGCACGCCGGCCAGCACCGCTACACCGTCGGCCAGCGCCGCGGCCTGGGCATCGCCGCCGCCGAGCCGCTCTACGTCGTCTCGAAGGACCCCGCCGCCAACACCGTGACCGTCGGCGGGGCCGAGTCCCTCCTGTGCCGGGCCGTCGACGTCGGCGAAGCAAATTGGCTGGCGCCGCAGCCCGATGACGGCGACCGCGTGCTCGTCCGCTACCGCGCCCACGGCAGCGAGTGCGCGGCGACGATGACCCACCTGCCCGATGGCGACCGACCGACGCCCTCGGGCCGGCATGGCCGCTTCGCGCTTACCTTTGCCGAGCCGCAGCGTGCCATCGCCGCCGGCCAGGCCGCCGTGTTGTACGACCCGGCCGACCCCGATCTGGTGCTGGGCGGCGGCTGGATCGAGTCGACGGCGTAA
- a CDS encoding tetratricopeptide repeat protein, producing MSGATTIRSPLGRFVGGACAMGGSAAAGLTTSAMVAGAVTPPVGVAILGTLALFAGGAAVYQGAKAKQADKTTDEILQRLTKLTHEHRSLSRALALLPEDIGGGSKEIAERIRTLRTAFADDDPAVVADRVQGVPDLAAFLEAQTEEREAMDDQFRQGLSVLIDEAIAQGRFRAEAIAALTGLDAKLDAVQGGISEVRRTQLTDSKNIARIRELLEQPHLTDEQLKDQLRAEIEAEYADKLAQERDAREVAERAAEAVMDVRHVEGIETALREHGGQAIVDALLALPTPTEETRVSIHRKVAEWAYLIGNIEQAERSIGVLLAIDSEDLDAINRLGLVQLHLGRFDDAEAGFQKVLDLASDDIGWQAVAAGNIGMVRLERWDFTRLDFIGALDGLLMALQLNERIGSVSGTAKAYGNLALVHQRLDDLPKAQVMLRKALALFKKKSLEQEVARTYANLGAVLKARGKPRAARVVLCKAANTAQAISNTAVLAGAYANLGALFEEAGDFAEARRLWTLARDLYAQIGAGPNMERVKGWLDGLPLD from the coding sequence GTGTCCGGAGCCACCACCATACGGAGTCCGCTCGGCCGCTTCGTTGGCGGGGCGTGCGCCATGGGCGGCAGCGCCGCGGCCGGCCTGACGACCTCGGCCATGGTTGCGGGTGCCGTGACCCCACCCGTTGGCGTTGCAATCCTTGGGACGCTCGCACTCTTTGCGGGCGGCGCGGCGGTTTACCAGGGTGCCAAAGCGAAGCAGGCCGACAAGACCACCGACGAGATCCTCCAACGCCTGACGAAGCTCACCCATGAGCACCGATCGCTGTCGCGGGCGCTGGCTCTGCTGCCCGAGGACATCGGCGGTGGCTCGAAGGAAATCGCCGAACGCATCCGCACGCTGCGCACCGCCTTCGCCGATGACGACCCGGCGGTCGTGGCGGATCGCGTGCAAGGCGTGCCCGACCTGGCCGCCTTCCTCGAGGCACAGACGGAAGAGCGCGAGGCGATGGACGACCAGTTCCGCCAGGGCCTGAGCGTGCTAATCGACGAGGCCATCGCGCAGGGCCGCTTCCGGGCCGAGGCCATCGCGGCGCTAACGGGGCTAGATGCCAAGCTGGACGCGGTGCAAGGCGGCATCAGCGAGGTTCGGCGGACGCAACTGACCGACAGCAAGAACATCGCGCGCATCCGCGAACTTCTCGAGCAACCCCACCTCACTGATGAGCAACTCAAGGACCAACTCCGTGCCGAGATCGAGGCCGAATACGCCGACAAGCTCGCCCAGGAGCGCGACGCGCGCGAGGTCGCCGAGCGCGCAGCAGAGGCGGTGATGGACGTGCGGCACGTTGAAGGCATCGAGACCGCCCTGCGCGAGCACGGCGGCCAAGCCATCGTCGACGCGCTGCTCGCCCTGCCCACGCCGACGGAGGAGACAAGGGTCAGCATCCATCGGAAGGTGGCCGAGTGGGCCTATCTGATCGGCAATATCGAGCAGGCCGAACGATCAATCGGGGTGCTGCTAGCCATAGATTCCGAAGACCTTGACGCCATCAACCGCCTGGGTCTCGTTCAGTTGCATCTCGGCCGGTTCGACGACGCGGAGGCGGGATTCCAGAAGGTGTTGGATCTTGCGAGCGACGACATTGGTTGGCAAGCAGTCGCGGCCGGAAACATCGGTATGGTGCGTCTCGAACGATGGGATTTCACAAGATTGGATTTCATTGGTGCCTTGGACGGGCTCCTAATGGCCTTGCAACTTAATGAGCGCATTGGTTCGGTGAGCGGTACCGCCAAGGCATACGGCAACTTGGCGTTGGTCCATCAAAGACTTGACGATTTGCCAAAGGCTCAGGTTATGTTGCGCAAGGCCTTGGCCCTGTTTAAGAAGAAAAGTCTTGAGCAGGAAGTGGCCAGGACGTATGCAAACCTCGGTGCCGTGTTGAAGGCTCGCGGTAAGCCTCGGGCCGCAAGGGTAGTCCTTTGCAAAGCCGCGAATACCGCCCAAGCGATTAGCAACACGGCGGTCCTGGCCGGCGCCTACGCCAATCTGGGGGCGTTGTTCGAGGAGGCGGGAGACTTCGCCGAGGCCCGGCGCCTGTGGACCCTCGCCCGAGACCTGTACGCCCAGATTGGGGCCGGGCCGAATATGGAGCGGGTCAAGGGCTGGCTGGACGGGCTGCCGCTGGACTGA
- a CDS encoding 6-phosphofructokinase has protein sequence MAERSSDLPTGTAVIGQSGGPTAVINQSLVGVALGLRRGLHASGHVTRVLGMRNGVRGLTEGRVSDMTGLDESMLDRVAHTPSAALGSTRDKPDANYCQRIFESCKKLDARYFFYIGGNDSSDTCRIVSEAAKAADYDLRCIHVPKTVDNDLVGNDHTPGYASAARFVALAHMADGMDNAALPGIKINVVMGRHAGFLTAAAAAARHEEHAGPHLVYVPEVPFITDRFVQDVARVYDELGRCHIAVSEGIQDKDGVAIGALLMGEEKDAHGNVQLSGSGALGDQLSGLLKAKLTPEGGKPPRVRADTLGYLQRCYPDASPVDAREARMVGVAAAELAAQGHAGISITLERTSQIGPNETYQCRTGVQRLEDVAAKTRHMPPAYLDGHHDVSESFLQYVRPLLGDLPPFELLE, from the coding sequence GTGGCAGAACGATCCAGCGATCTTCCAACGGGCACGGCGGTCATCGGCCAATCGGGCGGGCCGACGGCCGTGATCAACCAATCGCTGGTGGGCGTCGCGCTCGGCCTGCGGCGGGGGCTGCACGCCAGCGGCCACGTCACGAGGGTCCTGGGGATGCGCAACGGCGTCCGCGGGCTGACCGAGGGCCGCGTGAGCGACATGACCGGCCTGGACGAGTCCATGCTCGACCGCGTGGCCCACACGCCCAGCGCGGCCCTGGGCAGCACGCGCGACAAGCCCGACGCCAACTACTGCCAGCGGATCTTCGAGAGCTGCAAGAAGCTCGACGCCCGGTATTTCTTCTACATCGGCGGCAACGACAGCAGCGACACCTGCCGCATCGTGAGCGAGGCCGCCAAGGCCGCTGACTACGACCTGCGGTGCATCCACGTGCCCAAGACGGTGGACAACGACCTCGTGGGCAACGACCACACGCCCGGCTACGCGAGCGCCGCGCGGTTCGTCGCGCTGGCGCACATGGCCGACGGCATGGACAACGCCGCGCTGCCGGGCATCAAGATCAACGTCGTCATGGGCCGCCACGCGGGCTTCCTGACCGCCGCCGCCGCCGCCGCCCGGCACGAGGAGCACGCCGGCCCGCACCTCGTGTACGTGCCCGAGGTCCCGTTCATCACCGACCGCTTCGTGCAGGACGTCGCGAGGGTCTACGACGAGCTGGGGCGGTGCCACATCGCCGTGAGCGAGGGCATCCAGGACAAGGACGGCGTGGCGATCGGGGCCCTGCTCATGGGCGAAGAGAAGGATGCGCACGGCAACGTCCAGCTCTCGGGCTCGGGCGCGCTGGGCGACCAGCTCTCGGGCCTCTTGAAGGCCAAGCTCACGCCCGAGGGCGGCAAGCCCCCGCGCGTGCGGGCCGACACGCTGGGCTACCTGCAGCGCTGCTATCCCGACGCCAGCCCCGTCGACGCGCGCGAGGCCCGCATGGTCGGCGTCGCCGCGGCCGAGCTCGCCGCGCAGGGACACGCCGGCATCTCGATCACCCTGGAGCGAACCAGCCAGATCGGCCCGAACGAAACCTACCAGTGCCGTACCGGCGTGCAGCGGCTCGAGGACGTGGCCGCCAAGACGCGGCACATGCCGCCGGCGTACCTCGATGGGCACCACGACGTGAGCGAGTCGTTCCTGCAGTACGTGCGGCCGCTGCTGGGAGACCTGCCGCCGTTCGAGCTGCTCGAGTAG
- a CDS encoding P-loop NTPase fold protein, which produces MSNATPKPRSVRPARNPQEEAARLLRSPPVGSAVGDEPPAGIEYVDGGRADGEVPIVGQRLVRQVGPLFDLIRHKDTQMPLTAAIYGPWGSGKSTAMKWLDRMLECWSTGKSGEKSGGQKLVDAGRMDEDDFVQVRTVWFDPWKYQDRDDVLRGIIAEIIRETIKVQHSDVATVTNAVRLFGGMLGKTFLAGLESVKVKAGVDGTGVELQPDKAVRGAVEAYKEANHPELAFVNNLEQALSDWVKHTIPQHKRLVVFIDDLDRCRPHVAVQVLEALKLYLRIPRTIFVVGVDQPVITAQVKSLYDKHGVREVDAHRYLAKMFQVEVTLDAEEEIAEAFFESVASEHHVWESLAHWEPAQRSIRQFILQHADRNPREIKRLFNGIMMAAVGELWHEDRLGLENDEPVDRTLCALRGARRFMVRRRLELLASGRADLPTSSSKEGGSISQHAKEDFERCLDALGTRTLDAFFSHWRVVLLDREPYPEDTIRTPKVFKPFLCMLDDPHLRSVFTIEAHAHYRNGAFRDKLIDSVARDADDEPGLLAKSPIPRMVELSELMDWQFQILEASTHDLRIYREAASLALDKPVDKLTERDFEACEKLSLTGAELSTSEPLLAFPRLRRLDLDSSTLGEIEGVRTLSNLRRLFLGGTSIADLSPLSNLESLEQLVLGSAYVGDLTYLAALPQLVDLDVSEAGVRDITPILVLKNLVRLDLSHTGVTKVEGLAGLPKLKRLDLTGTNVSDESFESLRAAMPDCQIRR; this is translated from the coding sequence GTGAGCAATGCGACTCCTAAGCCCCGCTCCGTTCGTCCCGCGCGGAATCCCCAGGAGGAGGCGGCGCGGCTGCTGCGTTCGCCGCCGGTGGGCTCGGCGGTTGGCGATGAGCCGCCGGCGGGCATTGAGTACGTCGACGGCGGACGTGCCGATGGCGAAGTGCCCATTGTCGGCCAGCGTCTGGTGCGTCAGGTCGGCCCCCTGTTTGACCTGATCCGCCATAAGGACACGCAGATGCCGCTGACGGCGGCGATCTACGGGCCGTGGGGTTCGGGCAAGTCGACGGCGATGAAGTGGCTCGACCGGATGCTGGAATGCTGGTCCACAGGGAAGAGCGGCGAAAAGAGCGGGGGCCAGAAACTTGTCGATGCAGGCCGGATGGACGAAGACGACTTCGTCCAGGTCCGCACGGTCTGGTTCGACCCCTGGAAGTACCAGGACCGCGACGACGTGCTGCGGGGCATCATCGCCGAGATCATCCGAGAGACGATCAAGGTCCAGCACAGCGACGTGGCCACGGTCACCAACGCCGTGCGTCTGTTCGGCGGCATGCTGGGCAAGACCTTCCTGGCCGGCTTGGAGAGCGTGAAGGTCAAGGCCGGCGTGGACGGCACCGGGGTCGAGCTCCAGCCCGACAAGGCCGTCCGCGGCGCGGTCGAGGCGTACAAGGAGGCCAACCACCCGGAGCTGGCCTTCGTCAACAACCTCGAGCAGGCCCTCTCGGACTGGGTCAAGCACACGATCCCCCAGCACAAACGCCTCGTGGTCTTCATCGACGACCTGGACCGCTGCCGGCCCCACGTTGCGGTGCAGGTGCTCGAGGCCCTCAAGCTCTACCTGCGCATTCCGCGGACCATCTTCGTCGTGGGCGTGGACCAGCCGGTGATCACCGCGCAGGTCAAGAGCCTGTACGACAAGCACGGCGTTCGCGAGGTCGACGCCCATCGCTACCTGGCCAAGATGTTCCAGGTCGAGGTGACGCTCGACGCCGAGGAGGAAATCGCAGAGGCTTTCTTCGAGAGCGTTGCCAGCGAACATCATGTTTGGGAGAGTCTCGCGCATTGGGAGCCCGCCCAGCGAAGCATTCGGCAATTCATCCTGCAGCACGCGGATCGCAACCCGCGCGAAATCAAGCGTTTGTTCAACGGGATCATGATGGCGGCCGTTGGTGAACTCTGGCACGAAGACCGGCTCGGCCTCGAAAATGACGAGCCAGTTGACCGCACGCTTTGCGCACTTCGAGGGGCTCGTCGTTTCATGGTAAGGCGCAGGTTGGAGTTGCTCGCTAGCGGTCGCGCGGACCTTCCCACTTCCTCGTCGAAGGAAGGCGGATCTATCAGCCAACACGCCAAGGAGGACTTTGAGCGCTGCCTCGACGCCTTGGGCACGCGCACGCTCGACGCATTCTTCAGCCACTGGCGCGTTGTCCTCCTGGATCGCGAGCCCTATCCCGAGGACACCATCCGCACGCCCAAGGTGTTCAAACCATTTCTCTGCATGCTTGATGATCCTCATCTCCGGAGCGTCTTCACGATCGAAGCGCACGCCCACTATCGCAACGGTGCGTTCAGAGACAAACTAATCGACAGTGTTGCCCGTGACGCCGACGACGAGCCCGGTCTACTTGCCAAGTCGCCGATACCCCGTATGGTGGAACTGTCCGAGTTAATGGACTGGCAATTCCAGATTCTCGAGGCCAGCACGCACGACCTTCGGATCTACCGCGAGGCCGCGTCGCTGGCACTTGACAAGCCCGTTGATAAACTGACCGAGCGAGATTTCGAAGCTTGCGAGAAGCTGTCGCTGACCGGTGCCGAGTTGTCGACGTCTGAGCCCCTCCTGGCATTCCCACGACTGAGGCGACTCGACCTGGACAGTTCAACGTTGGGGGAAATCGAGGGGGTACGGACGCTCTCTAACCTGCGTCGACTATTCCTCGGGGGCACCTCAATCGCCGACCTCTCACCGCTGTCGAATTTGGAAAGTCTGGAACAACTTGTTCTCGGTAGCGCGTACGTCGGCGACCTGACCTATCTCGCTGCATTGCCCCAACTCGTCGATCTTGACGTGTCCGAAGCTGGCGTTCGGGACATCACGCCGATTCTCGTACTCAAGAACCTTGTCCGCCTCGATCTCAGCCATACAGGGGTCACCAAGGTGGAAGGGCTTGCAGGGCTTCCAAAACTGAAGCGACTGGATCTGACCGGCACAAATGTCTCGGATGAGAGTTTCGAGTCGCTCCGAGCAGCCATGCCGGATTGCCAGATACGCAGGTGA
- a CDS encoding class I SAM-dependent methyltransferase: protein MTVSPASPSASDAAPVIDTADLDAAIASLDLALPVMGADVDQDEEWALVRVHADDADGIGRWRRIRLHDYDEVFAVPGLYEKWVYHALRCTSPRVVVGLLGRAMLEAGDDPAALTVLDLGAGNGCVGEELAGLGVRRIVGADICAEAAVAAERDRPGLYDAYAVGDITQAVEGGSATEAKAVLDAHAFNAMVCVAALGYGDVPPEVFMAAFDRVAPGGWVGFNIKAEFLDEDARGGFAGLVREMLSSGRLGLAARERYVHRLAPDGSELVYEAMVGRKA, encoded by the coding sequence ATGACCGTTTCGCCCGCATCACCGTCCGCATCCGACGCCGCCCCCGTGATCGACACGGCCGATCTCGACGCGGCCATCGCATCCCTCGACCTCGCCCTGCCCGTGATGGGCGCCGACGTCGACCAGGACGAGGAGTGGGCGCTGGTGCGCGTTCATGCCGACGACGCCGACGGCATCGGCCGCTGGCGGCGCATCCGCCTGCACGACTACGACGAGGTCTTCGCCGTGCCGGGCCTCTACGAGAAGTGGGTCTACCACGCCCTGAGGTGCACGTCGCCGCGCGTCGTCGTCGGGCTGCTGGGCCGCGCGATGCTCGAGGCCGGCGACGATCCCGCGGCGCTCACCGTGCTCGACCTGGGCGCGGGCAACGGCTGCGTGGGCGAGGAGCTCGCCGGGCTCGGCGTCCGCCGTATCGTGGGCGCCGACATCTGCGCCGAGGCCGCCGTCGCCGCCGAGCGCGACCGCCCGGGCCTGTACGACGCCTACGCCGTCGGCGACATCACCCAGGCGGTCGAGGGCGGCAGCGCGACGGAAGCGAAGGCCGTCCTCGACGCGCACGCGTTCAACGCCATGGTCTGCGTCGCCGCGCTGGGCTACGGCGACGTCCCGCCCGAGGTCTTCATGGCCGCGTTCGACCGCGTCGCGCCCGGCGGCTGGGTGGGCTTCAACATCAAGGCCGAGTTCCTCGACGAGGACGCCCGCGGGGGCTTCGCCGGGCTGGTGCGCGAGATGCTGTCGTCGGGCCGCCTCGGGCTGGCCGCCCGCGAGCGCTACGTGCACCGCCTCGCGCCCGATGGCAGCGAGCTGGTGTACGAGGCGATGGTGGGGCGCAAGGCGTAG
- a CDS encoding cation:proton antiporter, with the protein MGSWSVLLDVLLLLSTATALGIVCACLKQSPIIGYLAAGTLVGPNVLGIVGSGEQVELLAELGIALLLFTIGLEFSWRRLVGLGRVAIGGGFLQVGVTVSLVAGACLLLGVPARTAWALGAIIALSSTACVLRLLVARAEIESNHGRHALGILLVQDAAVVPLVLLVALLAGEGGGVGGGAGNGAGESGAGLAEAGWALARVLGGAAVLVALLFVLLRYAMPWLLRLEALRHSRDLPILIAVVVGLGAAWASHEFGLSPALGAFVAGMLLAASPFATQVRADIASLQTLLVTLFFGSIGMLGDPAWLLGNVGLVLGVLAAIVVGKALVVWAILRLLGQAHESALMTGLCLAQVGEFSFILAMSAHGSLIDDDALRLLVSATIISLFLTPYLVSTAPWLAPRIIAGLRRARLVSAPAPPVGTPAHAAAGRIVVVGFGPAGQAVGRMLAGHDREVVVLDLNVKAIKTAQAMGLVGHVGDATHEDVLHHAGVRTADTVVVTIPDPAMAARIVRLVRVAAPDAHVIARARYHRYVQEIRESGAHDLVDEETLTGERLAADLRRRLAPSD; encoded by the coding sequence ATGGGATCCTGGTCGGTGCTGCTCGACGTCCTGCTCCTGCTGTCGACCGCGACGGCACTCGGGATCGTGTGCGCGTGCCTGAAGCAGAGCCCGATCATCGGCTACCTGGCGGCCGGCACGCTGGTGGGGCCCAACGTGCTGGGGATCGTCGGCTCGGGCGAGCAGGTCGAGCTGCTCGCCGAGCTGGGCATCGCGCTGTTGCTCTTCACCATCGGCCTCGAATTCTCCTGGCGGCGGTTGGTCGGGCTGGGGCGGGTGGCCATCGGCGGCGGGTTCCTGCAGGTGGGGGTGACCGTGTCGCTCGTGGCCGGGGCGTGCCTGCTGCTGGGCGTGCCGGCGCGCACGGCGTGGGCGCTGGGGGCGATCATCGCCCTGAGCAGCACGGCCTGCGTGCTGCGGCTCTTGGTGGCCCGGGCCGAGATCGAATCGAACCACGGGCGGCACGCGCTGGGCATCCTGCTAGTGCAGGACGCGGCCGTCGTGCCGCTGGTGCTGCTCGTGGCGCTGCTGGCGGGCGAGGGGGGTGGTGTGGGGGGTGGCGCGGGGAATGGCGCGGGCGAGAGCGGGGCCGGGCTGGCCGAGGCCGGCTGGGCCCTGGCCCGCGTGCTGGGCGGGGCGGCGGTGCTCGTCGCGCTGCTGTTCGTGCTGCTGCGGTACGCGATGCCGTGGCTGCTGCGGCTGGAGGCCCTGCGGCACAGCCGCGACCTGCCGATCCTGATCGCCGTGGTGGTGGGGCTCGGCGCGGCGTGGGCGTCGCACGAGTTCGGGCTGTCGCCGGCGCTGGGGGCCTTCGTCGCGGGCATGCTGCTGGCCGCCTCGCCCTTCGCCACGCAGGTGCGGGCCGACATCGCCTCGCTGCAGACGCTGCTGGTCACGCTGTTCTTCGGGTCCATCGGCATGCTGGGCGATCCGGCGTGGCTGCTGGGCAACGTGGGGCTGGTGCTGGGCGTGCTGGCGGCGATCGTCGTGGGCAAGGCGCTGGTCGTGTGGGCGATCCTGCGCCTGCTGGGCCAGGCCCACGAGAGCGCGCTGATGACCGGCCTGTGCCTGGCCCAGGTGGGCGAGTTCTCGTTCATCCTGGCGATGTCGGCCCACGGCAGCCTCATCGACGACGACGCCCTGCGGCTGCTGGTCTCGGCCACCATCATCTCGCTGTTCCTGACGCCCTACCTGGTCTCGACGGCCCCCTGGCTGGCCCCGCGGATCATCGCGGGCCTTCGCCGCGCCCGGCTGGTCTCGGCGCCTGCCCCGCCGGTGGGCACGCCCGCGCACGCGGCGGCGGGTCGGATCGTCGTGGTCGGCTTCGGTCCGGCGGGCCAGGCGGTGGGGCGGATGCTGGCCGGCCACGACCGCGAGGTGGTCGTGCTCGACCTCAACGTGAAGGCGATCAAGACTGCCCAGGCGATGGGGCTGGTCGGCCACGTGGGCGACGCGACGCACGAGGACGTGCTGCACCACGCGGGCGTCAGGACGGCCGACACGGTGGTGGTGACGATCCCCGATCCGGCGATGGCCGCGCGGATCGTCCGCCTGGTGCGGGTGGCGGCGCCCGATGCGCACGTCATCGCCCGGGCGCGCTACCACCGCTACGTCCAGGAGATCCGCGAGAGCGGCGCCCACGACCTGGTCGACGAGGAGACCCTCACCGGCGAGCGGCTGGCCGCCGACCTGCGCCGCCGGCTCGCACCCTCGGACTGA